From Mus pahari chromosome 20, PAHARI_EIJ_v1.1, whole genome shotgun sequence, the proteins below share one genomic window:
- the Slc10a7 gene encoding sodium/bile acid cotransporter 7 isoform X3, giving the protein MRLLERARKEWFMVGIVVAIGAAKLEPSVGVNGGPLKPEITVSYIAVATIFFNSGLSLKTESADSRLHATPCVFCRHFNQGSWWK; this is encoded by the exons ATGAGGCTGCTGGAGAGGGCGAGGAAAGAATGGTTCATGGTCGGGATAGTGGTGGCGATCGGCGCCGCTAAGCTCGAGCCGTCGGTCGGAGTGAACGGGG GACCGCTGAAGCCGGAGATAACTGTGTCCTACATTGCCGTTGCAACGATATTCTTCAACAGTGGACTGTCATTAAAAACGGAG tctgcAGACAGTAGGTTGCATGCCACCCCCTGTGTCTTCTGCCGTCATTTTAACCAAGGCAGTTGGTGGAAATGA